The Amycolatopsis sp. DG1A-15b genome contains the following window.
AGCTGCGTCGAGGTCAACCTGGGCTCCGAAGGCCTGATCGGCGTCCGGGACACCAAGCTCGCGACCAGCCCCGTCTTCGTGTTCGACACCGCCGAGTGGGAAGCGTTCCTGATCGCCGTCAAGGCCGGCCAGTTCGACCTGCCCGCCTGAGCGCACGTACCGCGGAAGACAAATGGTGAAGGCCTCCTTCCCCGCTCTCTACGGTGAAGGAGGCCTTCGCGACCGTCCGAATACGTCCGGAAGCTCGATGTGAGCGGAATCTCACCCGATTGCCGGAAGCTCCCCGCCGCGCAACCGGCCGCGCGTCCGGCGCCAGGCCACCACGACGAGCACCACGAGCCCGATCAGCGGCAGCGTGCTGATCGCCCAGCTCACGCCCATCGGCGGCCCCGGCTGTTCCAGCACCGGCAGCGCGCGCAGCTCGCCGGTGCCGGAGCCGGCGGGGCCGTTGACCGCGAAGCGGAACGTCCAGTCACCCGGCCGCGGCATCGAGCGGACGTCGAGGCCCCAGACGTCGCGTTTGCGCGGGTGCCGGACCAGCGGCTGCTTCCGGTTCTGCCCGCCTTCCGGGTTGACCATGGTGAGCGTGCCGGACTTGCCCTCGATCCCGCCGTCGGGGATGAAGGTGAAGTCCAGCGACTGCATGGCTTTCAGCGGCCAGGTGCTGAACCCGATGGTCAGCCCGTACGGCCCGGCCTGCACCCGTTCGGTGTGCACGATGTTGACCGGCTCGTAGGCGTTCGCCGTCCCCTCGGTGGTGAACAGCAGCCCGGCGACCGCGGCCAGGGCGAGCAACTTCTTAAGCATCAGCGGTTTCCCCCTTCTTCGCGGGCGCCAGCAGGCAGAGCATCCCGCCGAACCGCCACCCGGCGAACCCGCCGAGCAGCCCCAGTGCCGCGCTGAGCACGGCGGTCGTCGTCAGGTACCAGGCCGGCGGCAGGTGCGCGCCGGTGTAGAGCAGGAAGCGCTGGACCGGCAGGCTCAGGCCGAGCAGCAGCCCGGCGATCCCGCCGGCGACCACGGACACCCGGCCCGGGCGCCACCCCCGGCGCCGGCCGGCGAGGTACACCAGCTCCATCAGCGCGGCCACCGGCAGCAGCGCCATCGGTGTCAGGGAGGGCATCGCCGGCACGCCGGAAACCGCGTCCCGCAGCGGCAGGCCGACCATGTCGGCGTACGCCTGTGCCGCCCACGGCGAGAACCACCAGAAAACGGCCTGCACGACCGCGACCAGCGCCGCAGTGCCCACCGCCCCGCCCGGACGGCGGAAGAACCCGGCGCCCACGGCGACCAGCAGCACCGCCATCATCGACGTCCCGATCGCGACGGCGTCGGCGTAGTCGTCCGGCACCTGCTGCAACCCGAGCGCCAGCACCGGCCCGAAGGTGAGCAGCACGGTCAGTGACGCCAGCGTGCCGAGCCGGCCCCAGCGGTGTTCACGCGCCGCGGCGAACACCGCGGTCGTGCCGATGAGCGACACCGTGATCGACAGCAGCAGCCCGATGTGCGGCGGCGAGTCGATGACTGCGTCGAAGCCGTAGAGCCCGTGCCACCACTGGTCCCACAGGCCGTACAGCAGGAACGTCGCCGCGCCGACCCCGGAGACCAGGTAGCCCAGCGGGGCCGCGAACGTCCGGCCGAACACGTTGACCACGCGCCCGCCGATCCGCGGGTCGACCGGCCGTCCCGCGCGCCGCGCCGCCGTCGTCAGCAGCACGACGGCGAGGCTCGCCAGGCCGACGACCGCGCTGCCCGCGTACAGGAACAGGTGCGGCAGTGTGAAGAACGTGTCCGGCCCGACGTCGTCGTGCCACTGGATGTCCCAGGTGAGCCCGACCAGCGACAGCAGGGATCCGCCGAGCACGACGTTCGCCGGCAGCAGCCCCGTTCGCGCTTGTTGCGTCACCGACGTGCTGCGCACGCCGGATGCGGTGAGATCCATTCCCCCTCCTTCTATTTGACCAACACGGGAAAGACGACCTGCGCGGGCCCGCCGGGGCCGCGCAGTGAAACGGTGATCTCCCACTGCCCGGCCATCGGCAGCCCGACGTCCGCGGCGCGGAAGTGGCCGGGCCCGTCCGGCCCGGCGGGCACCGGCGCGAGCGCGTGCCCCATCTGCGCCATGACCGGCGCGACCGTGACGGCTTCGGGCGCCGGCCCGGTCACCGCCACCGCGAACGTGTTGCCGCCGATCCGCGGCTGCTCCGCGGAGAACTGGACGGTGTACGGTCCCGAAACCGCTTGCTGGGTGGCGGATTTCGCGCCCGTGCCGCCCCACAGCAGCCAGGCGGCACCGGCCGCGGCGACCAGGGCGACGACGGCGATCAGCAACGTCGGGCGTTTCATCGGGCGGCTCCTGTCGTCGGGACGTCGACCACGGCGGGGACGGTGAGCACCCGGTAGCCGCGTTCGGCCTGCAGCCAGATCCGGTACCGGCCGGGCTCGGCGAAGGTGTAGGTGAAGCTGACGTCCGGGCCGTAGGCGGCGACCGTCTCATCAGGACGGTCGAGCTGCCCCGCGACCGGCGGCACCATCGCGTGGACGTGCGCCCACGTCGGGGCCTTGGCGGCGCCTTCGCCGGCGGGACCGGTGAACGGCCCGGTGACGATCAGGTGGCCGAGCATGCCCAGCCAGGGCTGGAGGTCCTGGCCGGGGAAGTGCGCGGTGATGGTGGTCGGCGTCCCCGGGCTGACCGTGAGGTCGACCGGGGTGCCGTCGATCGTCCGCGGTCCGGGCCCGGGTGGCTCGGGTGCGGGGGCCGCGGTGCCCTTGACGTCCACAGTGGACCGCGCG
Protein-coding sequences here:
- a CDS encoding FixH family protein, which encodes MKRPTLLIAVVALVAAAGAAWLLWGGTGAKSATQQAVSGPYTVQFSAEQPRIGGNTFAVAVTGPAPEAVTVAPVMAQMGHALAPVPAGPDGPGHFRAADVGLPMAGQWEITVSLRGPGGPAQVVFPVLVK
- a CDS encoding DUF397 domain-containing protein, with the translated sequence MADYPSFADYDPNTAVTLFEEAAWEKSFASEPNGGSCVEVNLGSEGLIGVRDTKLATSPVFVFDTAEWEAFLIAVKAGQFDLPA